One segment of Mycoplasma sp. E35C DNA contains the following:
- a CDS encoding amidase family protein, with protein MKSVILKLNEQLRNKEITPSDLVHKSLKLIDKYRWTNAYLYVNDNNSIYKAQHHNDELFNSSLLAYIPYTLKDNISTRNMITTGGSRFLEEYTPTYDATVYKILDSMSALMIAKTNMDEFGLGGTGLDSGFGYTYHPLSKKYAPGGSSSGSAISVANGSVAFSIGTDTGDSVRRPASLTGVVGFKPTYGLISRYGVYPYAPSLDHVGVFASTVTDIAIVSDALNQFDTKDFTSQKQNLKLLDQLLKIDHNKKIRLGYYKNLEPFMYEHVLTGWKQTLDFLRKTNKFEIVELEFNLDLLKAIGPVYQMISYPEANSCYANLSGITFGQKADGENYEQKTINARSQFLGNQIKRRFTIGAYITLAQNYEPLFKKAQKVRRLIVEEFERTKKDVDVIFSLGSSDFAAPIEDILDGSYTNGVIDDFLCVANFGGHPSITIPMIKNADNLTIGLNLVSDKFKDDLVLQTAYLIETELDKIGGSINA; from the coding sequence ATGAAATCAGTTATCTTAAAGCTTAATGAACAATTAAGAAATAAAGAAATCACTCCTTCTGATCTAGTGCATAAATCATTAAAATTAATTGATAAGTATCGTTGAACGAATGCTTATTTATATGTTAATGATAACAACTCAATTTATAAGGCTCAACACCATAATGATGAATTGTTTAATAGTTCATTATTAGCATATATCCCTTATACTTTAAAGGACAATATTTCAACAAGAAACATGATTACCACAGGCGGATCACGTTTTTTAGAAGAATATACTCCTACTTATGATGCAACCGTATACAAGATTTTAGATAGCATGAGTGCTTTGATGATTGCTAAAACTAATATGGATGAATTTGGTCTAGGTGGCACAGGGTTAGATTCAGGTTTTGGTTATACTTACCACCCGTTATCTAAAAAATATGCACCAGGAGGATCTTCTTCTGGAAGTGCGATTAGTGTTGCCAATGGTTCGGTTGCTTTTAGTATTGGAACAGACACAGGTGATTCTGTTAGAAGACCAGCCAGTTTAACTGGGGTGGTTGGTTTTAAACCAACTTATGGATTAATCTCACGTTATGGAGTTTATCCTTATGCACCATCATTAGACCATGTTGGTGTGTTTGCTTCAACTGTTACTGACATTGCAATTGTTAGTGATGCTTTAAACCAATTTGATACCAAAGATTTCACATCACAAAAACAAAACTTGAAGTTATTAGATCAATTACTAAAAATTGATCATAATAAAAAAATCAGATTGGGATATTACAAAAATCTAGAACCATTTATGTATGAACACGTATTAACTGGTTGAAAACAAACACTTGATTTTTTAAGAAAAACTAATAAGTTTGAAATTGTTGAATTAGAATTCAATCTAGATTTATTAAAAGCAATTGGTCCTGTTTATCAGATGATCAGTTATCCAGAAGCTAATAGTTGTTATGCAAATTTATCAGGTATTACTTTTGGACAAAAAGCTGATGGTGAAAATTATGAACAAAAAACAATTAATGCCAGAAGCCAATTTTTAGGTAATCAAATTAAAAGAAGATTTACCATTGGAGCATACATCACTTTAGCGCAAAATTACGAACCATTGTTTAAAAAAGCTCAAAAAGTTCGTCGTTTAATTGTTGAAGAATTCGAAAGAACTAAAAAAGATGTTGATGTTATTTTCTCATTAGGTTCTAGTGATTTTGCTGCACCAATTGAAGACATTTTAGATGGTAGTTATACCAACGGCGTGATCGATGATTTCTTGTGTGTTGCTAACTTTGGTGGTCATCCTTCAATTACAATTCCAATGATTAAAAATGCTGATAATTTAACAATCGGACTAAACTTAGTATCTGATAAATTTAAGGATGATTTAGTTTTACAAACAGCATATTTAATTGAAACTGAATTAGATAAAATCGGAGGCAGCATCAATGCGTAA
- the gatC gene encoding Asp-tRNA(Asn)/Glu-tRNA(Gln) amidotransferase subunit GatC, producing MTEQFIQPNSSFAMAVFAIIVGLVVFLAMAKKLYYFFVRKKRYYTIPRVSVTGMTNIAMVIAIAVAIILLISAVTGGLASILFRVYPGTRVSIETVLVKISGLLFGPIIGMISGVIIDLLAVTLSAGFFHYGYFVVAVLTGLISGMIRALLTTSKYSKYRNFSLSIYLSVLVLISIFATTFLISSMPEIVAKNGFDLSIPGIADTKISSTIFNWIIIGFGISTIIFIWVTFLVYRLTTFNHSNNLSGFSHKTQPHSNHKSIIRIDARKNWYSSLVSLVSLATINATLINLFFLPIFDKEITGQPYAFWISIRLIVSPSLFLIDIIVIYPVIMIIQPIMKYNYEDELIEDLNTPLFIKKWTSKKKGNDMKINKEELKRLSRLVKFELDDQQINKLQSEFDDILSNFQEVQKIDTTYIKAMNYPIESSSNTLRNDNDVYSTDKDIIKKTAKETKGDFVKV from the coding sequence ATGACTGAACAGTTTATCCAGCCAAATAGTTCTTTTGCTATGGCGGTATTTGCTATTATTGTTGGGTTAGTAGTATTTTTAGCAATGGCTAAAAAACTCTACTATTTTTTTGTTCGTAAAAAACGCTACTATACAATTCCCAGAGTATCAGTAACTGGTATGACGAACATTGCGATGGTAATTGCGATTGCTGTGGCGATCATTTTATTAATTAGTGCTGTTACTGGTGGGTTGGCCTCAATCTTATTCAGAGTTTATCCAGGAACACGGGTTTCTATTGAGACTGTATTGGTAAAAATTTCAGGATTACTATTCGGCCCGATCATTGGAATGATATCTGGTGTGATTATTGATCTGTTAGCAGTAACACTATCAGCTGGATTTTTCCATTATGGATATTTTGTTGTAGCGGTGCTAACTGGTTTGATTTCAGGAATGATCAGAGCATTATTAACCACATCAAAATATTCAAAATACCGTAATTTTTCATTATCAATTTATTTAAGTGTATTGGTATTAATTAGCATTTTTGCCACCACCTTCTTGATTTCATCAATGCCTGAAATTGTGGCAAAAAATGGCTTTGATTTATCAATTCCAGGAATTGCAGATACCAAAATTTCATCAACAATTTTTAATTGAATCATCATTGGATTTGGCATCAGCACGATCATCTTTATCTGGGTTACTTTCTTAGTTTATCGTTTAACCACATTTAATCATTCCAACAACTTAAGTGGTTTTTCTCACAAAACTCAACCACACTCAAACCATAAGAGTATTATTCGGATTGATGCTAGAAAAAACTGATATTCTTCATTGGTTTCATTGGTATCACTAGCCACCATCAACGCAACACTAATTAACTTATTCTTCTTACCAATTTTTGATAAGGAGATTACTGGTCAGCCTTATGCTTTTTGAATTTCAATTAGATTAATCGTATCACCATCACTATTCTTAATTGATATCATCGTGATTTATCCTGTGATCATGATTATCCAACCGATTATGAAATATAATTATGAAGACGAACTAATTGAAGATCTAAATACACCATTATTTATTAAAAAATGAACAAGTAAGAAAAAGGGCAATGATATGAAGATAAATAAAGAAGAATTAAAACGCTTATCCAGATTGGTTAAGTTTGAATTAGATGATCAACAAATTAACAAACTACAATCAGAATTTGATGACATTTTATCAAACTTCCAAGAAGTGCAAAAGATTGATACTACCTACATTAAAGCAATGAACTATCCAATTGAAAGTAGTTCAAATACCTTAAGAAATGATAATGATGTTTATAGCACTGACAAAGATATTATTAAAAAAACAGCAAAAGAAACAAAAGGAGACTTTGTTAAGGTATAG
- a CDS encoding uracil-DNA glycosylase, giving the protein MLDQLINQLSTNWKDLILDFFNNHKHIYSTLNELLIKRNKNNELIPKQELIFNAFNYFDYQKTKVVIIGQDPYADINKANGLCFGTYNKTIPVSLRNILKELSNNFNQAIDFKQFDASLTNWAKQDILLINTILTVQNKKPLSDINQGWEFLIKDLIIKLLDLNPQPIFILWGTKAQNFVADLKIDYQLKSAHPSFFSAKQFFNNNHFKTVNELLIKNNLKPIKWF; this is encoded by the coding sequence ATGTTAGATCAACTAATCAATCAATTATCAACCAATTGAAAAGATCTAATTCTTGATTTTTTTAACAATCACAAACATATTTATTCAACTCTGAATGAATTGTTGATTAAAAGAAATAAAAATAACGAATTAATTCCTAAACAGGAATTAATTTTTAATGCCTTTAACTATTTTGATTATCAAAAAACTAAAGTAGTAATCATCGGTCAAGATCCTTATGCTGACATTAATAAAGCCAATGGTTTGTGTTTTGGAACTTATAATAAAACGATCCCTGTTTCATTAAGAAATATTCTTAAAGAACTATCAAATAACTTTAATCAAGCAATTGATTTTAAACAATTTGATGCTTCATTAACAAACTGAGCCAAACAAGATATTTTATTAATTAATACGATCTTAACCGTGCAAAATAAAAAACCATTAAGTGATATTAATCAAGGTTGAGAATTTTTAATCAAAGATTTAATAATAAAATTATTAGACCTAAACCCCCAACCAATCTTTATATTATGAGGAACAAAAGCCCAAAACTTTGTTGCTGATTTAAAGATTGATTATCAACTTAAATCAGCTCATCCAAGCTTTTTTAGTGCCAAACAATTTTTTAACAACAATCACTTTAAAACTGTTAATGAACTTTTAATTAAAAACAATCTAAAACCAATTAAGTGGTTTTAG